The window TGCATAATTAAATTAGCAAAATTACCATCATTAGTTAATAACAATAATCCACTAGTATAATAATCTAATCTGCCAATCGGATAAATCCGCACAGTAATATCTTGTAAATAATCAAAGACAGTTTTTCTTCCGAGGGGGTCATCCAAAGAAGTAATACAGCCAATTGGTTTATTAAAAGCTAAATAAATATTTTCTTGTTCTTCTGGTAATAATTGACCATTAACAATAATTTTAGCATTTACTTCAACTTTAAATCCTAATTCCGTAATAATTTGTTCATTAACTGCAACTTTGCCAGCTAAAATTAATTGTTCTGCTTTTCGTCGCGAACAATAATAACCACGCATGGCAATTATTTTTTGTAATCGTTCTTTTTTCATTATCATTATCCTTAATTAATAAACAAATTAGTATCTTCATCTTTATCAAAAAAAGATTCTGGTAATGGTGGTAATTTATCTAACGAAGATAAATTAAAATAATCTAAAAAATATTGACTCACACCATATAATATTGGTCGCCCCGGAGCATCACTTCTTCCCAATTCAACAATTAATTCTCGGGCTTTTAATTTAGCAACCATAAAATCACTGCTAACACCACGAATACTTTCAATTTCACTTTTTACTATTGGACCTTTATAAGCAATAATTGCTAGCGTTTCTAATGCAGCCGTTGACAATTTACTAGTTTGTTCAATAACTAATGATTCATAAATATTAAAATGTTCTTGTTTTGTCATAAACTTAAAAACATTATTATTATTCATTAATGCTATACCTCGCGATTCATCCGCTGCTAACTGCTGTTGGATAGTTATTAACATTTCATTAACAAGATTAAGACTAAGATTTAACTTTTTAGCAATTTTTTGATTACTAATGCCTTCTTCACCAGCAATAAAAATTAGTCCTTCCATTAAAGCATAATTATTCACTTTCTTCACTAAATTCACCTCGATATTTTAATGTGATGGGAGCAAACATATCTGCTTGTTCAATGTATATTTGCTGACTACGAACTAAATCCAAAATGGCACTAAAACTAACAACAAGCAAATTATTTGTAATAATATCACTTTCAACAAAAATATCATAAAAATTATAACTTTTTTGGGGATTTTGTTTTAAAAAATTAAAAATTTCTGATGCCCGCTTTTGTGGTGATATTTGTTGTTTAGCCACTCGCGTTGTGATTGGCATATTTAATTGATACCTTTTATACACTTCTTGTAATTGCAAACTTAACTGCTCTAAGTTAAAATCTCAATTAGTTTCCTTCGCTAACGATGCATATTGTTGAGAATTAGAAACAATTGCTGGTCGCGTAAAAACTTGCTGACGAACAATTTCTTGTTCTTTAAAAAAACCAGTTGTTTCTTTAATAGTTTGATATTCTAATAATTTTTGAATTAATTCTTGACGATTATCGGCTTCATAATCACTATTATCTTCTTCTAAATTAGTCTGTTGTAATAATCGGCGTGATTTTAATTCCAAAAGATATGCTGCCATTGTTAAATATTCACTAGCAATATCTAAATTTAATGTTTCCATTTTATTTAAATAATCTAAATATTGCGTTGTAATCATACTAACATCAACAGTGAAGATATCAAGATTTTTTTCTTTAATTAAATGTAAAAGTAAATCTAATGGTCCTTGAAAATTATCAATGTTAATCAGATATTTACTCATATTTACTTATCCACCTTATCTTAATTATCTTATTGCATTATTTCATAAATAATATTATTAATTAGCGGTAAAGATTGTTCAATTGTAAATAATTCTTTTGCCATTGCTGTAAACTCACTGACATTATTAATATTAGTATATAAAGTTAATACCGTTTCATTAGCATTAACCTTTTCTTGGGTTTTTTTATTAATAAAAATTCCGGCCATATAATCAATTGATGAAGAATTTGTTTCTCTTCCTGCTCCTAAATGCATTGCTAAATTACCTAAACCATAACAGTTATGAAAATTAACAAATCCTGAAACTGATGCCTTAATTTCAATAACAAATTTAACAGCATCTTTTCAAACAAAATTAGTAACAAAATCAATATCACCAGATTGCTGTTTAATAAATTGTTTAAAAATATTCAATGGCGCTAATGATTTTAGTTGCTCAATACATTTTTGTTTTGCTTCATCAAAATTACTACAAATTTCTGCTTGTAATAAACTAATTGCACTTAGAGAAATTACAAGTTCTAATAATGCTGAATCTTGATTTTTACCTTGTAAAAATTCATATGCTTCATAAACTTCACAAATGTTACCAATCATTCTTCCTAATGGTTGATTCATATCACTAATAATAACAGCAGTTTTAACCTTTAATTCTTGAGCAATTTGTAACATTAGTCTTGCTAATTTTTTAGCATCATTAATATTACTCATAAAAGCACCATTGCCACACTTAACATCTAAAACAAGACCATCACTACCCATAGCAATTTTCTTAGCCATAATACTGGCTGCTATTAAAGGAATAGAATCAACAGTTCCCGTAGTATCTCTTAAAGCATAAACTTTCTTATCAGTCGGAGTAATATCTTGCGTTTGACTAATAATACTCATTCCACACTCATTAATTACTTTTAAAAAATCATTTCATTGCAAATTAACATTAAAATTAGGAATCGCTTCTAACTTATCAATCGTTCCGCCAGTTTGTTCTAATCCTCTTCCAGAAATTTTTGCTACCTTAACGCCAAAACTTGCTAACAAAGGAGCATAAAGTAAACTTATTTTATCACCAACACCACCTGTAGAATGTTTATCAGCTTTAAAACCACTAATTGATGATAAATCTAACGAATCACCAGAATTAATTAATGATTTTGTTAAATCAAATGTTTCTTGGTTATTTAAACCATTAAATCAAACAGTCATTAAAAAAGCACTCATTTGATACTCAGGAATATCACCCTTAGTAAAACCACTAATAATAAAATCAATTTCTTTTGTTGTTAATTGTTGATTTTGTTTTTTCTTATTAATTAAATCTAACATTCACATTATTTTTTTTCATCCTTATTTTTTAAATTAAAATTATTAATGACTTTTTGAATATTACTTTGCATATTTCTTGCTAAATTATCAGTAGTAATATTAATAAAATTAGCAGGGTCTAATGGTTTTTGAATCACAAGATAAATTTTTTTCTTTCCTTGAGATTTTTTATTAAAAACTTCATATGAATTAATAATAGCAACTGGAATAATTGGAACATATGCTTGATACGCGATTCTAAATGCTGCTGGCTTAAATTCTTGTACTGTTGAACTATTACTTCTCGTTCCTTCTGGAAAAATAACCATTGTTCGTGGGACGCGAATTAATATTTTCGCATCACTAAAAACTTCTAATGCTTGCCTTGGATTATTACGATCTAAAAATAACACATCAATTAATTGCACAAAGCGTTTAAATATTTTATGTTCTTGTAATTCTTGCTTAGCAATGAATGCCAAGGGAGCAAATTTACTAAAATCATTAATTAAAAGTAATAATAAAGCATCAAAATTTGATTGATGATTGGCGATCATCACACATCCCTTATTATTAACTCAATTTTCTAATCCTAGGGGATAAACTTTAACATTATATAACCATGCAAAATATCATGCTCGCTTTTGCAATCATTTATAACGATATTCTTCTGATACTGCATTAGGATCACGAAGCACTTTCTTTGTCATTTTTTTTGCTTTTCTTAAAGTTTGTAGCAAATATGGCAATGTAATTATTACTCTTCATTTATTCATTAGTAATTTTCCTTTCATAAATTAATCCAACAAATTTATCATATTGTTTCTTACTAATTTCTTTCAATTGATGGAAATCAATTTTTGGAAAATAAGTATCGCCTTCATATGAATCATTAATAAGGGAAACAAATAATTTGCTAGCATAGGGAATTGCGATTTGATAAATCAAAGCCCCCCCACAAACATATAAGTCATCATCACTATGCTCATATTGTTTTAAAATCCCTTCTAAATCATTACTCACAGTTACATCAGGATGATTAAATTCATAATTAGGATTTCAACTAACAACAATAGTTTTTCTTTGTGATAAAGGTTTAACTTTTAAACTAGCAAAAGTTTTTCTTCCCATTAAAATTGTTTTTCCGATGGTAATTTCTTTAAAATATTGTAATTCTTGACTTAAATATCACGGCAATTTATTATCTTTACCAATAACACCATTCTTATCCATTGCTCATACCAAAATTACCATAATTAAACTGCCACTTGTCCTTTTATCGCCGGATGCGATTCATAATCTAATAATGAAAAATCTTCATATTTAAAATCAAAAATTGAAGTTACTGAACGATTAATTATTAATTTGCCTAATTTTTTTGGAGTTCTTGTTAATTGTTCATTTATTTGTTCTAAATGATTAGTATAAATATGCGCATCACCAATCGTATGCACAAAATCACCCACTTCATATCCACAAACAGATGCTAGCATATAAGTTAATAAAGCATAACTAGCAATATTAAAAGGAACACCTAAAAAAACATCAGCACTTCTTTGATATAACTGACAAGATAATTTATTGTCAGCACTAACATAAAATTGAAATAATGTATGACAAGGCGGTAATGCCATTTTTTCAATTTCCTCAGGATTTCAACTAGATAAAATATGTCTTCGTGAATGCGGATTATTTTTTAATTGCTTTTCTAAATTTTTTAATTGATCAATACCATTAAAATTTCGCCATTGTTTACCATAAACTGGACCTAAGTCACCATATTTTTTAGCAAATTGCTCATCATTTTTAATTTTAGAAATAAAATCTTGTAATTGCTCACCTTTAAAATCAGGTGAATTTTGATATTTTTTATATGGTCACTCATTTCAAATATTAACATTATTTTGAACTAATGTTCTAATATTAGTATCACCTTTAATAAATCATAATAATTCATAAATAACAGCTTTTAAATAAACTTTTTTTGTTGTTAATAGTGGAAACCCTTTTTCTAAATCAAACCGCATTTGATAACCAAAAAAACTAATTGTATCAATAAGGGTACGATTAGACTTATTTTGACCTTTTTCTAATATCTGACGACATAAACTTAAATACTGCTCCATTGTTTCACCTCACGATAATTTCTATTCTGTTTTTAATTTTAACATAAAATCTAATAACAAACTATTACGCTTAATAAAAAGTAAAAAGCTAAGGTAAGGACCCGTAAAGTTTTGTTAGGTGGAAAAATATTTGATTAATTTTGAAAGAAAAGTAACTACAATTTAATTATCGTTTTATTTGAAAAATAAGTAATAAAACAAAATATTTAAATATTAACAAACATAATCTTAATAAAAAGGTTATAAAAACTAAGTAAAATGCTTATAAAAACAACATTAAAATAATTTTTTACAACAAAAATCATACATAAGAAATATATACTTAATTTGAATATTGAAATAAAAAAAAAAAATTTAGGTCCTGTCCAAAATTCTGTGTCTCAATAATTCATTCTGAATTATACTTAAACGAAGGAGAACAGAAAATGACAAAAAAATAAAAAAACCTGATGCAATTGATAAAGTTGTTGATTATTTTTTAGAAAATATTGATAATCCACAAGATTTATTTAAAGGCAATACTATTTTTCAGGAATTTATCAAAAAAATTAACTGAACGAATGTTAAATACGGAAATTAAAGATCATCTTGAAACTGATGAGAATCATAATAAAAGAAATGGCAACACACAAAAAACCATTATTACTAAAAATGGTTCAATCGCAATTGATGTACCAAGAGATCGAAATAGTACTTTTGAACCAGTAATTATTCCGAAAAGACAAAGAAGATTTGATAACTTTGATCAAAAAGTAATTTCTTTATATGCAAGAGGAATGACAATTTCTGATATCAAAGCACAATTGCAAGAATTCTATCACGGAGCAGAAATTTCAGAAAGTTTAATTAGTCAAATAACTGATGATGTTATTGAAGAAGTTAAAATGTGACAAACTAAACCTTTAGAGAAGATTTATCCGATTGTTTATTTTGATTGTATTGTTGTTAAAGTAAAGCAAGATAAACGAATAATACATAAAGCAGTTTATCTTGCCTTAGGAATTAATTTAGATGGTTTAAAAGATATTTTAGGAATGTGAATTAGCGAGAATGAGGGAGCCAAATTTTGACTTAATAATATCTCTCTTACGGAAATGAAAAATCGTGGCTTACAAGATATTCTTGTTGCTTGTAGCGATAATTTAACTGGAATGTCTGATGCAATAGAAGCTGTGTTCCCAAAAACACAGCACCAATTATGCATCGTTCATCAAATTCGTAATAGTTTAAAATTTGTCCCTTACAAAGATCGCAAACTTGTAGCTAATGATTTAAAATCAATTTATACAGCAATTAATGAAGAAATAGCGCTAGTTGCTTTAGATCATTTTTCAGAAAAATGAAATAAAAAGTATCCACAAATTACTAAATCATGAAAAAATAACTGAAATAATTAATAATTTTTCTTGAATATCCTCAAGAATTTAGAAGGATTATTTACACAACTAATGCGATTGAATCTGTTAATAGTCAACTAAGAAAAGTCATTAAGAATAAAAAGATTTTTCCTAATGACGCATCAGTTTTTAAAATATTTTATTTAGCATTTCAAAATATGGTTAAGAAATGAACGATGCCAATTCAAAATTGGGGTAGTGCAATTTCACATTTAATGATAAAATTTGAGGACAGAGTGAATTTAAGTTAATTACTTAGAGACACAGTTAATTGTACAGTCCCTTAAATTCATTGATATTTTCTAAAAAGTAATCTTTTGTAAGATTATTATTGGTTCAAACATTTAACTCTGTGCCTTGTGCTTTAATTGTTATTTTTTTTTGTTAATTACTCATTTATCATCTTCATTTTCTATTTTTGTTCCGTGTGTAGTTATTAATTGTCTAATTTCTTCTTGTTTATTCTGATTATTTTGAAATTTTTGTGTAAATAGGAAAGTAAAGTTGTTTAAATTTTTTAATTCTGGTAATTTTTCATTTAAACTGCTATTATCTTTTTTATATATTTGAACTCGTACAATTTTTGTATTTGAAATTCAAAACTCTACTTTTTCTAGATTTCTGATTTCAAAATTATAAACTTTATTACTTTCTCTTTTATTTCTAATTAGTGATTGTGTTGTTATTTCATTATTGTTAATGTTTTGGGGAATAGTAAAAATGTTATTGAAACTAATAATTAACACGGTAAATATTTTCATAAACATTTTTATCACTTCTTTTTAAAATATTTTTTTAATTTTGTCGAAAACTCTTGATAAAATAAAAAAAATCATCAACTTGATAATTTTAAAAGGCTTTTATGTAAAATTACTATTTTTACTTTAACTTTTTTATACATTAAAATATAATACCGCTGTTTGTTGGTTTGGAGTTAAACCCTTATGTTGGTATTTTCATTTTCAGAGATTTAAATAATTTTGAATATTAGTAAAACCTAAACCATGATAATGAATTAAGGCTTCTTTAAGACTAGATTGTAATTTACTGATTTTATTTAAGTTACGATAACTAGCTTCAGGATTAATTGTTGTTTTAGTTACACATAAAGTAGAATTTGTTTGTTTTGCTACTAAAAAATATAATTTTTGCATATCAGAAGTAATAATTGAATTTTCGTTAATTAATTCTTTGTTCATATTTTCAATAACTCATTGTTTTTGTAAACGTTTGGTGTTTGTGGATTTAACATAAATATTGTTATTATTATCAATTGCCATTTGAATACAGCATTTAGTATTAGTTGCGAATGGGTCAAGGTGAATTCTTCGTGGATCAGTTTTATATTTGAAATTTCCTTTATGGATTTCTTTAATAAATGTTTCATCGATTTGAATTTTACCAGATAATTTTTTAAATTTTAATTGGGTATTTTCTAATTGTTTTGATTTCATTAATTTTTGACGATTATATCAAGCAGTTTTTAATGTAGTTTTAATAAAACGAGAAATTGTTTTACTAGATTGCCCCAGCAATGAAATTTGAATCAATAAATTTCATTGTTCATAATTTAAATGACTTCAATAAATAAAATGATTACGAAAAGCGTCAAAACTTGCACGGCAATTTTTACATAAATATTTTTGTTTTCCTTCTGAATTATGTCCATTTTTAACGCAATGGTAAGATTCACATTTAGATCATTTAATACCTTGCGCTCTAAATTTTTGATCAATTTCATTTAAACGTTTTTGTTTTTTTATTAATTCTGCTTGTTGTTTGACTTTTTCATAAAATTCTAAAAATTGATCATCTGTTAAAGTATTTACTAGTTCTTGAATTATTTTTTCTATAATTATTATCCACCTCTATCATATTAAAAATATACCTAAAATTAAGTATATTCAATAAATATCAAGAGTTTTCGACAAAATTAAAAAAAACATTTAGTATTTATTTTTATGATTTGTGATATCATTTCAGGAACCCTTATGATTCTATTGCCAACAAAAATTATAAAAATATTTTCATTCATTTTAAATATCCTCTCTAATTTAAATTTATAAACAAAATAAAAAAATAACAAAATCTTATATAAACTTGTTATTTTTGCTTTTAAGTTACAATACCATAACTTAATATTAATCAATTATGCAATAAAAATTGTTAAAATTATGAATTATTTTTAACTAATTGTAAAGATGCTTCTAAATCTTGAAAAACGCGATGCGATTCATTAGCATTTACTAAAAATATTTGTTGATGTTTTTCTAAAAAGTTATCAATTAATTTTAAAACCATCACCGAATCCGTTTGCTTACTTTCTAAATCTAATCATAATTGCTCTAATTCAATTTTAAAGTTATAAGCAATATTAATACCTTTAGCAATAATAACATTAGCATTTTGATTAGCATTATTAATAATTTCAGTTTGTTTATCACGGAAATTTCTTTGCAAATCATTAATATATTTTTCTAAAGTATAAATTCGTTGTTTTAAAATATCATTTTCTTGTTTTAATTTATCAATCACCATTTGTTTCTCATTCAATAGACTTCTTGCAAAATTAATATGATAATTATAATTTTTAAATTTAAAATAAATATAAAAGTGTTATTAAAATAATTTTTAGATTATTTTTACAAATATTTTGTCATTAAAACATAATAAAAATTATTATTTACAATAAAAAAAGACTGAAATTTTAAATTATCAAATATATTTAAACTAATAGTTGTAAATTATAAATTGAAGCTATTAAATTAAATCTTAAAGCAAATCTTTTTCTACGATTTCGATATTTTTCACTAATAATTTTAAATTTTTTAAGTATAGCAAAAACATTTTCAATAACAATTCTCATTTTTGAAATTCGCTCATTATTTTGCTTTTCTTCTTTATTTAAAGGGTTTTTCTTTGATTTTCTTTTAGGAATTAAAACATTATGATTAATTTTTTGTATGCCTTGATAACCTAAATCCACTAAAACAGTTGTTTCTGGTAAAAATTTAATTTTTGAATCTTTTAAAATTTTAAAGTCATGGTTTTTACCATAAGAAAAATCAGAACTAATAATTTTTTTACTATCTTTTTCAATTATAACTTGTGTTTTTATTGTGTGTTTTTTCTTTTTTCCTGAGTAGTGCTGTTTTTGTCTTTTTTTGGGCGTTGGATTTGGCTTTCAGTTACATCAATTATAACAGTCTTATCTTTGAAATAATCTTTTAATAGTGATTTTTGACCAGTAAGTTGTTGAAAATTAGGGTGTTTTATTAAAGTGTCTTCAATTCATTTGATATTTCTATAACAACTACTTTCACTAATATCATAACTTTTTGCAATATGAAAATAAGTTCTATATTCTCTTCAATATTCTAAAGTCATTAAAATACGATTTTCTAATGATAATTTATTGGTTCTTCCGCGACGAAATCTCTTTTTTAATTCTTCTATTTTTAAAATTTCTAGCATTTTATTAAAAGTAGTATGTTTAATACCAGTTAATCTTAAAAAATTTTTATCACTTATTTGATTATTTTTTTTAAATTTCATTTAAATTCCACCTTTTTATTAAAAACAACAATTCAATTATATTTTAAATTAATTTTGCAAGAAGTCTAATATATAATCTCTGGAATAATTCATAATCATCACCTATTAAAATCATAACATAAAAAATAGACACCCATTATGTCTATTAAATATTTATTTTACATAAAAATCTCTGATCGCTAAAATAATAACTATTAAAAATTTTCATTACTAATAAAAACATAAGCACAAGCATCAATTTTTTGTGCTTTACCTTGTAAAGTATAAATAACGCCACCTAAAAACTCTAAAGTGCGTTTGCGATCAATTGATGATAAATTTGCAACATTAACAATTAAATTTTCACCAGCAACTAAACGGTCTGCTAAAACAACAACTTGAGCATAAGCTTCTAATTCATATTCTAATAATGGTTTTGTTAAATTATCATCAACTGCTAATGACTGCACAGTAGGACTTAAATCATTATCTTGAAGTCGCATTGTTGAGTGCAACTGTGACAATACTGGATTAGTTGCTGTGTCATCATTAGGAACTAATATTGCTGATTTTTTTTGTCTTCTTTTAAACATCACATTATCGCCCTCTTAAAAATGGTGGTAAATCATCATCATTACTTAATTCCTCTTGTAAACCATCACCAGATGGTTTAAAATTACCAACTCGTTGCGGTTTATAAATAACATTTCGTTCTTGTAACTGATCATTTTCATAACCAAAATTAGACAAATTTTCTGCTCCTACGGGGCGAAATCTTTTTAATCGTGCTTCTTCAATAACCTGAGGATTAGCTTTCTCAATTTGTCTTTCATCAAAACCAGTAGCAATAACCGTAACAATCATTTCATCATCAAGATGTTCGTTCACAGCAACACCAAAAATAATATTTACTTCACTACCAGCAGCTTGATGAACAATATCAACAGCATCATTAGCATCAAATAATGACATAGTATTACCACCTGTAACATTTACAATCGCATTTTGCACCCCTTTAATTGACGCTTCCAATAATGGTGAAGAAATCGCTTTATTAGCAGCCTCAATAGCTTTATTTTCACCAGTACCAATACCAATACCAAATAAAGCACTACCCTTACTTTCAATAACTGTTTTAACATCAGCAAAATCTAAATTAATTAACGCGGGAACAGCAATTAAATCAGTAATTGTTTGTACTCCTTGTCGTAAAATATTATCAGTTTCATTAAATGATTCTGTTAAAGGCACACCACCAATTACTTGCAATAACTTATCATTAGAAATAATTATTAATGAATCAACATGCTTTCTTAATTCTTCAA is drawn from Spiroplasma endosymbiont of Clivina fossor and contains these coding sequences:
- a CDS encoding transposase, which produces MIQISLLGQSSKTISRFIKTTLKTAWYNRQKLMKSKQLENTQLKFKKLSGKIQIDETFIKEIHKGNFKYKTDPRRIHLDPFATNTKCCIQMAIDNNNNIYVKSTNTKRLQKQWVIENMNKELINENSIITSDMQKLYFLVAKQTNSTLCVTKTTINPEASYRNLNKISKLQSSLKEALIHYHGLGFTNIQNYLNLWKWKYQHKGLTPNQQTAVLYFNV
- a CDS encoding pseudouridine synthase encodes the protein MKKERLQKIIAMRGYYCSRRKAEQLILAGKVAVNEQIITELGFKVEVNAKIIVNGQLLPEEQENIYLAFNKPIGCITSLDDPLGRKTVFDYLQDITVRIYPIGRLDYYTSGLLLLTNDGNFANLIMHPTHGINKVYEVTVKGKITSTMINNLLNGVLIDDDFLAKAVQVKLLKVNSNQQSYMLAITIQDGHNQQIRKMIKAINGKVLTLKRVAVGILTLSGISEGHYRLLTNDEVKQLEIMAKKK
- a CDS encoding segregation/condensation protein A, which produces MSKYLINIDNFQGPLDLLLHLIKEKNLDIFTVDVSMITTQYLDYLNKMETLNLDIASEYLTMAAYLLELKSRRLLQQTNLEEDNSDYEADNRQELIQKLLEYQTIKETTGFFKEQEIVRQQVFTRPAIVSNSQQYASLAKETNWDFNLEQLSLQLQEVYKRYQLNMPITTRVAKQQISPQKRASEIFNFLKQNPQKSYNFYDIFVESDIITNNLLVVSFSAILDLVRSQQIYIEQADMFAPITLKYRGEFSEESE
- a CDS encoding dihydrofolate reductase; amino-acid sequence: MVILVWAMDKNGVIGKDNKLPWYLSQELQYFKEITIGKTILMGRKTFASLKVKPLSQRKTIVVSWNPNYEFNHPDVTVSNDLEGILKQYEHSDDDLYVCGGALIYQIAIPYASKLFVSLINDSYEGDTYFPKIDFHQLKEISKKQYDKFVGLIYERKITNE
- a CDS encoding thymidine phosphorylase, which codes for MWMLDLINKKKQNQQLTTKEIDFIISGFTKGDIPEYQMSAFLMTVWFNGLNNQETFDLTKSLINSGDSLDLSSISGFKADKHSTGGVGDKISLLYAPLLASFGVKVAKISGRGLEQTGGTIDKLEAIPNFNVNLQWNDFLKVINECGMSIISQTQDITPTDKKVYALRDTTGTVDSIPLIAASIMAKKIAMGSDGLVLDVKCGNGAFMSNINDAKKLARLMLQIAQELKVKTAVIISDMNQPLGRMIGNICEVYEAYEFLQGKNQDSALLELVISLSAISLLQAEICSNFDEAKQKCIEQLKSLAPLNIFKQFIKQQSGDIDFVTNFVWKDAVKFVIEIKASVSGFVNFHNCYGLGNLAMHLGAGRETNSSSIDYMAGIFINKKTQEKVNANETVLTLYTNINNVSEFTAMAKELFTIEQSLPLINNIIYEIMQ
- a CDS encoding lysophospholipid acyltransferase family protein → MNKWRVIITLPYLLQTLRKAKKMTKKVLRDPNAVSEEYRYKWLQKRAWYFAWLYNVKVYPLGLENWVNNKGCVMIANHQSNFDALLLLLINDFSKFAPLAFIAKQELQEHKIFKRFVQLIDVLFLDRNNPRQALEVFSDAKILIRVPRTMVIFPEGTRSNSSTVQEFKPAAFRIAYQAYVPIIPVAIINSYEVFNKKSQGKKKIYLVIQKPLDPANFINITTDNLARNMQSNIQKVINNFNLKNKDEKK
- the thyA gene encoding thymidylate synthase; its protein translation is MEQYLSLCRQILEKGQNKSNRTLIDTISFFGYQMRFDLEKGFPLLTTKKVYLKAVIYELLWFIKGDTNIRTLVQNNVNIWNEWPYKKYQNSPDFKGEQLQDFISKIKNDEQFAKKYGDLGPVYGKQWRNFNGIDQLKNLEKQLKNNPHSRRHILSSWNPEEIEKMALPPCHTLFQFYVSADNKLSCQLYQRSADVFLGVPFNIASYALLTYMLASVCGYEVGDFVHTIGDAHIYTNHLEQINEQLTRTPKKLGKLIINRSVTSIFDFKYEDFSLLDYESHPAIKGQVAV
- the scpB gene encoding SMC-Scp complex subunit ScpB is translated as MEGLIFIAGEEGISNQKIAKKLNLSLNLVNEMLITIQQQLAADESRGIALMNNNNVFKFMTKQEHFNIYESLVIEQTSKLSTAALETLAIIAYKGPIVKSEIESIRGVSSDFMVAKLKARELIVELGRSDAPGRPILYGVSQYFLDYFNLSSLDKLPPLPESFFDKDEDTNLFIN
- the ftsZ gene encoding cell division protein FtsZ yields the protein MNNDTQLEQYDQVAHIKVIGVGGAGNNAVNRMIEAGVQGVDFIVANTDAQVLSVSKAREKIILGKQLTKGLGAGANPEIGKQAAIETEPEIKKMLENSDMVFIAAGMGGGTGTGAAPIIARIAKDLGALTIAIVTRPFTFEGRLRSSYAVQGIEELRKHVDSLIIISNDKLLQVIGGVPLTESFNETDNILRQGVQTITDLIAVPALINLDFADVKTVIESKGSALFGIGIGTGENKAIEAANKAISSPLLEASIKGVQNAIVNVTGGNTMSLFDANDAVDIVHQAAGSEVNIIFGVAVNEHLDDEMIVTVIATGFDERQIEKANPQVIEEARLKRFRPVGAENLSNFGYENDQLQERNVIYKPQRVGNFKPSGDGLQEELSNDDDLPPFLRGR
- a CDS encoding transposase family protein; this encodes MKTQVIIEKDSKKIISSDFSYGKNHDFKILKDSKIKFLPETTVLVDLGYQGIQKINHNVLIPKRKSKKNPLNKEEKQNNERISKMRIVIENVFAILKKFKIISEKYRNRRKRFALRFNLIASIYNLQLLV
- a CDS encoding cell division protein SepF — protein: MFKRRQKKSAILVPNDDTATNPVLSQLHSTMRLQDNDLSPTVQSLAVDDNLTKPLLEYELEAYAQVVVLADRLVAGENLIVNVANLSSIDRKRTLEFLGGVIYTLQGKAQKIDACAYVFISNENF
- a CDS encoding transposase family protein → MKFKKNNQISDKNFLRLTGIKHTTFNKMLEILKIEELKKRFRRGRTNKLSLENRILMTLEYWREYRTYFHIAKSYDISESSCYRNIKWIEDTLIKHPNFQQLTGQKSLLKDYFKDKTVIIDVTESQIQRPKKDKNSTTQEKRKNTQ